The proteins below come from a single Corynebacterium glyciniphilum AJ 3170 genomic window:
- a CDS encoding MFS transporter: MAMSVFRDRRGPILIAIMLSSALMAVDATVLATAVPSIVADLGEFSRYPWLFSGYLLAQAVTVPMFSKLADTYGRKPVILTGIAIFVLGSALAVFAPTMTVLILCRIVQGIGAGAVQPMGQTIAGDIYTVRERAKVQGYLASVWAISSMLGPLIGGLFSQYVSWRWIFVINIPLGLLAAVMVWRNFREHVERTRHRIDIEGALVLTLGLTLLLLGLLEGGEAWAWTSTASLVCFAGGIAALALFVFIERHAAEPVVNLRLLSRRLIVHAVVISAAIGGIVLGLTSFVPTYLERAAGATPVAAGIAVAALTIAWPLASANAGRIYVPHGFRASITLGSSIVMVGTLLLLLVVGQQNIWLIVAVAIVLGSGLGFTAAPNVVAAQSSVGWSERAEVTGLTMFARSAGSAIAVAVYGTISNAIISNGSGDSDPATVVDATTGVFYGVVGAALLLLIAAWTLPKVQGSQDRDT, encoded by the coding sequence ATGGCGATGTCAGTCTTCCGGGACCGCCGCGGCCCCATCCTCATAGCGATCATGCTGTCTTCCGCTCTCATGGCGGTGGATGCCACCGTGCTGGCAACGGCAGTCCCCAGTATCGTTGCCGACCTCGGCGAATTCTCCCGCTACCCGTGGCTGTTCTCCGGCTATCTGCTCGCCCAGGCCGTCACTGTCCCGATGTTCTCGAAACTCGCGGACACCTACGGGCGCAAGCCAGTGATCCTCACCGGCATCGCAATCTTCGTCCTCGGGTCCGCCCTCGCCGTTTTCGCTCCGACGATGACCGTCCTGATTCTCTGCCGAATCGTGCAAGGAATCGGGGCGGGAGCCGTCCAACCGATGGGTCAGACCATCGCAGGCGACATCTACACCGTTCGCGAACGGGCGAAAGTGCAGGGGTACCTTGCCAGCGTCTGGGCCATCTCCTCCATGCTCGGCCCACTGATCGGTGGTTTGTTCTCCCAGTACGTGTCGTGGCGCTGGATCTTCGTGATCAACATCCCTCTGGGCCTGCTCGCCGCCGTAATGGTGTGGCGCAATTTCCGTGAGCACGTCGAGAGGACACGGCATCGCATCGACATTGAAGGCGCCCTCGTCCTCACACTCGGTCTGACCCTGCTGCTGCTCGGCCTACTGGAAGGCGGGGAAGCATGGGCCTGGACCTCGACGGCGTCGCTGGTGTGCTTCGCCGGGGGGATCGCCGCACTGGCATTGTTCGTGTTCATCGAACGCCACGCCGCGGAGCCGGTGGTCAACCTGCGACTACTCTCCCGCCGACTCATCGTGCATGCCGTGGTGATCTCAGCCGCGATCGGTGGGATTGTGCTGGGACTGACGAGTTTCGTGCCCACGTACCTCGAACGCGCCGCCGGCGCCACGCCCGTGGCCGCCGGTATCGCCGTCGCAGCATTGACCATCGCCTGGCCATTAGCCAGTGCAAACGCCGGTCGAATCTACGTTCCCCACGGATTCCGCGCCTCGATTACGCTAGGGTCCTCGATCGTGATGGTCGGTACACTCCTGTTGCTCCTGGTCGTAGGCCAGCAGAACATCTGGCTCATCGTCGCCGTGGCGATCGTCCTGGGGTCCGGGCTTGGTTTCACCGCAGCACCGAACGTGGTGGCTGCGCAGTCGTCCGTCGGCTGGTCGGAGCGCGCCGAGGTCACCGGCCTGACAATGTTCGCCCGCTCTGCCGGCAGCGCCATCGCCGTGGCGGTGTACGGCACGATCTCCAACGCCATCATCTCCAATGGCAGTGGAGACTCTGATCCCGCCACCGTGGTCGATGCGACCACCGGCGTCTTCTACGGCGTCGTCGGCGCCGCGCTGCTCCTGCTCATAGCTGCATGGACATTGCCGAAAGTGCAGGGCTCCCAAGACAGAGACACGTAG
- a CDS encoding DNA alkylation repair protein, which produces MRGEVSSAEIDGLFDTIESTMADSEERLQWAPNECLAQIGIHYPEFRDRAVSIGERLGVLKDYPTPENCTSPYASAWIAEMVSRQSDR; this is translated from the coding sequence GTGAGGGGCGAAGTGTCCTCAGCGGAGATTGACGGTCTGTTCGACACTATTGAGAGCACCATGGCCGACAGTGAGGAACGACTGCAGTGGGCGCCGAACGAGTGTCTCGCTCAGATCGGCATCCACTACCCGGAGTTCCGGGACCGTGCCGTGTCGATCGGTGAGCGTCTCGGCGTCCTCAAGGATTATCCGACGCCGGAGAACTGCACGTCCCCGTACGCCTCGGCATGGATCGCCGAGATGGTGTCACGGCAGTCGGATCGGTAA
- a CDS encoding bile acid:sodium symporter family protein, which translates to MTNQDSLPASEDRSAAVAVTAFPLFILAGTVIAFFAPDPFLPLTDYINLFLMVIMFAMGLTLTVPDFKIIAKRPTPVIIGVVAQFVIMPLLAIAVAKLLGLNPALAVGLLMLGSVPGGTASNVIAYLAKGDVAVSVAMTSISTIVSPVMTPALMLLLADTRTDVDGAGMALTLVQTVLLPVIGGLVIRTFLNRWVDKIAPVLPWLSIIGIGGVVFPAVATNAERLAQIGLIVFAAVLLHNLGGYALGYLTGRLFRLPEPVNRTMAIEIGTQSAGLASGMAGRFFSPEAALPGAVAAVMHNITGAVYAALVRRRPIHGQTAAPTPGAAAENTAADQPTMS; encoded by the coding sequence ATGACGAATCAGGACTCCCTTCCCGCCTCGGAGGATCGTTCGGCAGCTGTCGCCGTCACGGCCTTCCCTCTGTTCATCCTCGCCGGCACCGTCATCGCGTTCTTCGCTCCGGATCCGTTCCTCCCACTGACGGACTACATCAACCTCTTCCTCATGGTCATCATGTTTGCCATGGGATTGACGTTGACCGTCCCGGACTTCAAGATCATCGCCAAACGCCCTACCCCGGTGATCATCGGTGTAGTCGCCCAGTTCGTCATCATGCCGCTTCTGGCGATCGCCGTCGCCAAACTCCTGGGACTCAACCCCGCGCTCGCCGTCGGACTGCTCATGCTGGGGTCTGTTCCTGGCGGGACCGCCTCCAACGTGATCGCCTACCTCGCCAAGGGGGATGTGGCCGTTTCAGTCGCCATGACCAGCATCTCCACCATCGTCTCCCCTGTCATGACGCCGGCGTTGATGCTCCTGCTCGCCGACACGCGTACAGACGTCGACGGTGCGGGCATGGCGTTGACCCTCGTGCAGACCGTGCTCCTACCGGTCATCGGTGGGCTGGTTATCCGCACCTTCCTCAACAGGTGGGTCGACAAGATCGCCCCGGTACTGCCGTGGCTGTCGATCATCGGCATCGGTGGCGTGGTCTTCCCAGCCGTGGCGACCAACGCCGAACGCCTGGCACAGATCGGCCTGATCGTCTTCGCCGCCGTCCTGCTGCACAATCTCGGCGGCTACGCCCTGGGATACCTGACCGGCCGGCTCTTCCGCCTTCCAGAGCCTGTCAACCGCACCATGGCCATCGAGATCGGCACCCAGTCCGCCGGACTCGCCTCCGGTATGGCCGGGCGGTTCTTCTCACCCGAAGCGGCACTTCCGGGTGCCGTCGCCGCGGTAATGCACAACATCACCGGTGCCGTCTACGCGGCCCTGGTGCGCCGCCGCCCCATCCACGGACAAACGGCGGCACCAACCCCCGGCGCCGCGGCAGAAAACACCGCGGCAGATCAACCGACGATGTCGTAG
- a CDS encoding 3-hydroxyacyl-CoA dehydrogenase encodes MSENTIGNNQDLNNVTVLGTGVLGSQIVMQAAYAGKNVVAYDIGQEPLDKLPDRWEWMRGYYTTDVADYTPELFDAAIDRIRTSTDLTDAVSDADVVIEAVPENLGLKKKVWSQVGQAVPDHTILLTNSSSLRPSDFADATGHPGRFLALHFANLVWKYNTGEVMATPNTDHAVFDRTVAFAEEINLDAIPIRKEIPGYLLNSLLIPWLNAAAGLYVAEAANPADIDRDWKIATGAPTGPFEVFDTVGFNVSVNITRGNPDATEAEKAFSDLLQERGIDKGKAGLGDGVGFYEYDAEGEIVRPNPDWEIY; translated from the coding sequence ATGAGTGAAAACACCATTGGCAACAACCAGGACCTCAACAATGTCACTGTCCTGGGAACCGGCGTCCTCGGTTCGCAGATCGTGATGCAGGCCGCTTACGCAGGAAAGAACGTCGTCGCCTACGACATCGGCCAAGAGCCTCTTGACAAGCTCCCCGACCGGTGGGAATGGATGCGCGGATATTACACGACCGACGTCGCCGACTACACTCCCGAACTCTTCGACGCAGCGATCGACCGGATCCGTACATCCACTGACCTCACCGACGCCGTCAGCGACGCTGACGTCGTCATTGAGGCGGTTCCCGAGAATCTCGGGTTGAAGAAGAAAGTCTGGTCGCAGGTCGGACAAGCTGTTCCCGACCACACCATCCTGCTGACCAACTCTTCTTCACTGCGTCCCTCTGACTTCGCCGACGCCACGGGGCATCCGGGCCGTTTCCTGGCGCTGCACTTCGCCAACCTCGTCTGGAAGTACAACACCGGTGAGGTGATGGCGACCCCGAACACGGACCATGCCGTGTTCGACCGCACCGTAGCATTCGCCGAGGAGATCAACCTCGACGCCATTCCGATCCGCAAGGAGATCCCCGGCTACCTGCTCAACAGCCTCCTGATCCCGTGGCTGAATGCTGCAGCGGGACTCTATGTCGCTGAAGCCGCCAATCCTGCCGACATCGACCGTGACTGGAAGATCGCCACCGGAGCACCGACCGGTCCCTTCGAAGTCTTCGACACCGTCGGTTTCAACGTCTCGGTGAACATCACCCGTGGAAACCCCGATGCCACTGAAGCGGAGAAGGCCTTCAGCGACCTTCTCCAGGAACGTGGGATCGACAAGGGCAAAGCAGGGCTCGGGGACGGCGTGGGATTCTACGAGTACGACGCCGAGGGAGAGATCGTCCGCCCGAATCCGGACTGGGAGATTTACTGA
- a CDS encoding response regulator, whose product MRVLVVDDDFRVASIHADIVSGVSGFGVQATVGTCAEARAAMAAQSPDLVLADVYLPDGDGIELVRSSGADAFVLSAAVESATVRRALTAGVHAYLVKPFTRQSLVDRLERFSRYRKLMTTPHPLKQEEIDRALSVMHGTSQPVTAAGSTTEDLVLDALGTEERSAAEVAEVAGVSRATAQRRLSALAGRGVVTVRLRYGSSGRPEHLYARSSGAGW is encoded by the coding sequence ATGCGGGTTCTTGTCGTCGACGACGACTTCCGTGTCGCTTCAATCCATGCGGACATCGTCTCCGGGGTGTCGGGGTTCGGCGTGCAGGCGACAGTAGGTACCTGCGCCGAGGCGAGGGCGGCGATGGCTGCGCAGTCGCCGGATCTCGTTCTCGCGGATGTCTACCTGCCCGATGGCGACGGGATTGAACTGGTACGAAGCAGCGGGGCAGATGCATTCGTCCTGTCCGCGGCCGTTGAGTCGGCGACCGTTCGCCGTGCCTTGACGGCCGGTGTCCACGCGTACCTCGTCAAACCGTTCACCCGTCAGTCGTTGGTCGACCGGTTGGAACGGTTCAGCAGGTACCGGAAGCTCATGACAACGCCCCATCCGCTGAAGCAGGAGGAGATTGACCGAGCGCTGTCCGTGATGCACGGGACATCTCAACCGGTGACGGCGGCGGGCAGCACCACCGAGGACCTTGTCCTCGACGCGCTCGGGACGGAAGAGCGGTCTGCTGCCGAGGTGGCTGAGGTGGCTGGTGTATCTAGGGCGACGGCCCAGCGGCGCCTGTCGGCGTTGGCCGGCCGCGGCGTGGTGACCGTACGGCTGCGTTACGGCAGTTCCGGCCGCCCGGAGCACCTGTACGCTCGCTCGAGCGGTGCGGGGTGGTGA
- a CDS encoding PTS sugar transporter subunit IIA yields the protein MSTLTSLLSENRIALDVDAVDWKAAVSCSGKLLEDTDSIDHAYTQAMIDSVVDNGPYIVVAPGFAFAHARPSDAVHETALSWVRLAEPVAFGHEKNDPVTLVVALAATDATTHTSAMAQLARVVGRTATRTKLDAAQSPAEILAILDGRDGQDGQDGQDEKPETSSSVAEGGRYPGGNSRNHILTVCGNGLGTSLFLKNTTEDVLKRWGWDALISVEATDTISAKGKAKDADLILTSGEIAKTLGDPGIPVRVVENFTSTRDVDAALRALYAL from the coding sequence ATGAGCACCCTCACCTCACTCCTGTCCGAGAACCGGATTGCCCTGGATGTCGATGCCGTCGACTGGAAAGCCGCCGTCTCCTGCTCCGGGAAGCTCCTGGAGGACACTGACTCCATTGACCACGCCTACACCCAGGCAATGATCGATTCCGTGGTGGACAACGGGCCGTACATCGTCGTGGCCCCTGGGTTCGCCTTCGCCCACGCCCGTCCCAGCGACGCCGTCCACGAGACCGCCCTGAGCTGGGTGCGACTGGCTGAACCGGTCGCTTTCGGACATGAGAAGAACGACCCGGTCACTCTGGTGGTCGCACTGGCGGCGACTGACGCGACCACGCACACCAGTGCCATGGCACAACTGGCCAGAGTCGTCGGACGGACCGCGACCCGCACGAAGCTGGATGCGGCGCAGAGTCCCGCGGAGATCCTCGCCATCCTCGACGGACGGGACGGACAGGACGGACAGGACGGACAGGACGAGAAACCCGAGACGTCCTCCTCCGTCGCAGAAGGGGGACGGTATCCCGGGGGCAACTCACGCAACCACATCCTCACTGTCTGCGGGAACGGGCTGGGCACCAGCCTGTTCCTGAAGAACACCACCGAGGACGTCCTCAAACGGTGGGGATGGGATGCGCTGATCTCGGTGGAGGCCACGGACACCATCTCCGCGAAAGGTAAGGCGAAGGATGCCGACCTGATCCTCACCTCCGGTGAAATCGCGAAGACGCTGGGTGACCCCGGCATACCGGTCCGGGTCGTGGAGAACTTCACCAGCACCCGCGACGTCGATGCAGCGCTGCGTGCGCTCTACGCACTGTAA
- a CDS encoding YccF domain-containing protein yields MKILRVILNILWLVTGGIWLFVGYVVFGLIACIFIITIPAGVASFRMASYALWPFGRTVIRKNGAGVGSGLMNVVWFLVAGLWLALGHIATAALQAITIIGLPLAWANVKMIPVTCFPFGKAIIPDSSTQVIPAPGS; encoded by the coding sequence ATGAAAATTCTGCGCGTCATCCTCAATATTCTCTGGCTGGTCACCGGTGGTATCTGGCTGTTCGTTGGCTATGTCGTCTTCGGCCTCATCGCCTGCATCTTCATCATCACCATCCCCGCGGGCGTCGCGTCGTTCCGCATGGCCAGCTACGCCCTGTGGCCGTTCGGTCGCACCGTCATCCGGAAGAACGGTGCCGGCGTCGGTTCCGGACTGATGAACGTCGTATGGTTCCTCGTGGCGGGACTCTGGCTCGCGCTCGGCCATATCGCGACCGCCGCTCTGCAGGCGATCACCATCATTGGCCTCCCCCTCGCGTGGGCAAACGTCAAGATGATCCCCGTGACCTGCTTCCCCTTCGGCAAGGCCATCATCCCGGACTCTTCGACACAGGTCATCCCCGCCCCCGGGTCCTGA
- a CDS encoding sensor histidine kinase, producing MRFSTKVLLLQLLTVFAVVAVCSGIFAWLSVERLKEQAMNSAVSIARSVAEDPYVRTEVPVGDPEEGLADLAAGVEARTGALFVVITDADGIRLAHPDPERIGQRVSTDHEAALRGEEVTAWETGTLGHSARAKVPVYAPDDSARDVSDSAPVGEVSVGFQRASVFDDLPLVLFGVGSAGVTALLIGVVASVLMQRRWERLTLGLQPEDLVELVRHQSAVLDGVEDGVLSVNAEGGLEVFNEVASRLFGIGPVGVDGPSTTSVGDLGLPPRVAEELQGLGRHDPSTARSVSFDNVVVGGRVLYLDAHPVTRAGRYLGTVVVVRDRTDLAALTHRLGTVQAMGATLRVQRHEFANRIHAASGLLDAGRVADARSFLQDMADRGPVNFPLQGAELLGEPFLQSFLGGKAMEASERGVSLRVGEETLVIDVIDGPGAVEDVATVLGNLVDNAVTAALAAEDNHPWVEVTAMQDGDALTVVVSDSGDGLDSGPDSSADRRQQSGADVDGDTVHGHGIGLTLTRELVARRDGVLWVIDPGGGAPGQGAVFGVRLPGVFTTEPDDMTDESDEGKGHQ from the coding sequence GTGCGTTTTTCGACGAAAGTTCTTCTGCTGCAGCTGCTGACGGTTTTTGCCGTCGTGGCGGTGTGCTCCGGCATTTTCGCCTGGCTGTCGGTCGAGCGACTGAAAGAGCAGGCGATGAACTCCGCGGTTTCCATCGCCCGGTCTGTGGCGGAGGACCCTTACGTGCGCACCGAGGTGCCTGTAGGCGACCCTGAAGAAGGCCTGGCCGATCTCGCTGCGGGTGTCGAGGCCCGCACAGGTGCTCTGTTCGTGGTCATTACCGATGCGGACGGAATCCGGTTGGCGCACCCGGACCCGGAACGGATCGGTCAGCGGGTCAGCACAGATCATGAGGCTGCTTTGCGCGGCGAGGAGGTGACCGCCTGGGAGACAGGCACCCTCGGGCATTCCGCTCGCGCGAAGGTACCGGTGTATGCCCCGGACGACTCCGCGCGCGACGTCTCCGACAGTGCACCGGTGGGGGAGGTGAGTGTGGGTTTTCAGCGGGCCAGTGTCTTCGACGACCTGCCTCTGGTCCTGTTCGGCGTCGGCAGTGCCGGAGTGACCGCACTCCTTATCGGTGTCGTCGCCAGTGTGCTGATGCAACGACGGTGGGAGCGGCTCACGCTCGGTCTGCAGCCCGAGGACCTCGTAGAGCTTGTCCGTCACCAGTCGGCGGTTCTGGACGGGGTGGAGGACGGCGTGCTGTCGGTGAACGCAGAGGGCGGTCTCGAGGTATTCAATGAGGTGGCCTCGCGGCTGTTCGGCATTGGCCCGGTCGGTGTAGACGGCCCCAGCACCACGTCGGTGGGGGACCTTGGCCTGCCGCCTCGGGTCGCGGAGGAACTCCAGGGACTCGGACGCCACGATCCGTCGACGGCGCGGTCAGTGTCTTTCGACAATGTGGTCGTTGGTGGACGGGTGCTTTATCTGGATGCCCATCCGGTGACGAGGGCGGGGCGCTATCTCGGAACGGTCGTTGTCGTACGGGACCGAACCGATCTCGCTGCTCTCACACACAGATTGGGTACGGTGCAGGCGATGGGGGCCACACTCCGTGTTCAGCGACACGAGTTCGCGAACCGGATACATGCGGCATCGGGCCTTCTCGACGCAGGACGGGTGGCCGACGCACGCTCCTTCCTCCAGGACATGGCCGACCGGGGGCCCGTGAATTTCCCCCTGCAGGGCGCCGAGCTTCTCGGCGAGCCTTTCCTCCAGTCATTCCTGGGCGGAAAGGCGATGGAAGCCAGCGAGCGCGGAGTCAGCCTGAGAGTAGGGGAGGAGACACTGGTTATCGACGTCATTGACGGACCGGGAGCGGTGGAGGATGTTGCCACGGTACTGGGTAACCTGGTGGACAATGCGGTCACTGCGGCGTTGGCGGCAGAGGATAACCACCCGTGGGTCGAGGTGACGGCGATGCAGGATGGAGACGCGCTCACCGTGGTGGTGTCTGACTCCGGTGACGGGCTGGACAGCGGCCCGGACTCCAGCGCGGACCGGAGACAGCAGTCCGGGGCCGACGTCGACGGTGACACCGTCCACGGCCACGGCATTGGTCTCACGCTGACCCGCGAGTTGGTGGCCCGCCGTGACGGTGTGCTCTGGGTCATCGACCCGGGCGGTGGGGCCCCGGGGCAGGGTGCGGTATTCGGCGTGCGTCTGCCTGGCGTCTTCACGACGGAACCGGACGACATGACAGATGAAAGTGACGAAGGTAAGGGACATCAATGA
- a CDS encoding alkaline phosphatase D family protein — protein MSRWSAATATANGGAPGSRAFLHSVASGDPWPDSVVIWTRVTPVSQATPGSGAGDPTRVYWEVSTDASFDVATAAGEMTTEADRDHTVKINVTGLAPSTTYYYRFTVVDGPSAGEVSRTGRTRTTPADDAAPDHLRFGVCSCSNYEAGHFRAYRELADRDDVEFVLHLGDYTYEYESGEYGAAYGTTVRTVEPRERTRTLVGYRIRQGHYHRDPDLADLHAAKPMICIWDDHEFFDNAWRDGATGDSDYGGAQEYAAVRQAATEAYYEWMPVRAGEGFGTDGGRHLYRHLRYGTLAELILPDLRTYRDMQSSPATAAADGRTMMGQNQFDWFAGVLTTSTTTWQLVGNSVMFAPMTLPHSLDPRLHDWLVDKIGLPPDGIALNTDQWDGYMVERQRIIDVIMNRGSGPHGRGMNVVFLTGDIHSSWAADIPAQAGEYRLGRDTTVAAAEFIVPSVTAASAFDSIVPTSAAAPAVREALRLGEGLLMDVDHWYKYVDLSRHGMMVVDVDPSRTQVDWYHGDVLGPSAPVTYTTSRQTFADDPGVRPAGQELDRSRTVYTPA, from the coding sequence ATGTCCCGGTGGTCCGCGGCGACTGCCACTGCCAATGGCGGGGCACCTGGTAGCAGAGCCTTCCTGCATTCCGTCGCTTCCGGAGATCCCTGGCCCGACAGCGTCGTCATCTGGACCCGGGTGACGCCGGTATCTCAGGCCACGCCGGGTTCCGGTGCGGGGGATCCGACCCGTGTGTACTGGGAGGTGTCCACAGACGCCAGCTTTGACGTAGCCACCGCAGCTGGGGAAATGACCACCGAAGCGGACCGCGACCACACCGTGAAAATCAATGTCACGGGACTTGCCCCGTCCACCACCTACTATTACCGGTTCACGGTGGTGGACGGTCCGTCCGCAGGTGAGGTATCCCGCACGGGTCGAACGCGGACGACGCCGGCGGACGACGCCGCACCGGACCACCTCCGCTTCGGGGTGTGTTCGTGTTCGAACTACGAGGCAGGACACTTCCGTGCCTACCGTGAGCTTGCTGACCGCGACGACGTTGAGTTCGTCCTGCATCTCGGCGACTACACCTATGAATACGAGTCCGGGGAATACGGCGCGGCCTACGGCACAACAGTACGGACCGTGGAACCGCGCGAACGTACCCGCACACTCGTCGGTTACCGGATCCGACAGGGGCACTACCACCGAGACCCTGACCTCGCAGACCTGCATGCCGCTAAGCCGATGATCTGCATCTGGGATGACCACGAGTTTTTCGACAATGCGTGGCGTGACGGTGCCACCGGGGATTCCGACTACGGCGGGGCGCAGGAGTACGCGGCGGTGAGGCAGGCTGCGACCGAGGCCTACTACGAATGGATGCCGGTTCGTGCGGGAGAGGGGTTCGGCACGGACGGTGGACGTCATCTCTACCGGCACCTACGCTACGGTACGCTCGCAGAGCTCATCCTCCCCGACCTTCGCACTTACCGCGACATGCAGAGCTCCCCGGCCACCGCTGCCGCGGACGGCCGCACGATGATGGGACAGAACCAGTTCGACTGGTTCGCGGGCGTCCTGACGACCTCGACGACCACCTGGCAACTGGTCGGGAACTCGGTGATGTTCGCTCCGATGACTTTGCCTCACTCACTGGATCCACGGTTGCATGACTGGTTGGTCGACAAGATCGGCCTGCCGCCGGACGGAATTGCACTGAATACGGACCAGTGGGACGGGTACATGGTGGAACGCCAGCGCATCATCGACGTCATCATGAACAGGGGGTCCGGGCCTCACGGTCGTGGAATGAACGTGGTCTTCCTCACCGGTGACATCCACTCCTCGTGGGCTGCAGATATCCCCGCGCAGGCCGGAGAGTATCGGCTGGGCCGGGACACGACCGTGGCGGCCGCGGAGTTCATCGTCCCGTCGGTGACCGCTGCGAGCGCCTTCGATTCGATTGTTCCGACCAGTGCCGCGGCACCTGCGGTCAGGGAGGCTCTGCGGCTGGGGGAAGGGTTGCTCATGGATGTGGACCATTGGTACAAGTACGTCGACCTGAGCCGACACGGAATGATGGTGGTCGATGTGGACCCGTCACGGACCCAGGTGGACTGGTACCACGGCGACGTCCTCGGCCCGTCAGCCCCGGTCACGTACACGACGAGCCGGCAGACGTTCGCGGATGACCCCGGGGTTCGTCCTGCCGGACAAGAACTCGACCGGTCCCGGACGGTCTACACCCCGGCGTGA
- a CDS encoding PTS ascorbate transporter subunit IIC, with protein MDWLLAIPQFLVNEILAVPAFLIGIFTAIGLIAMRRSAGQVAGGAIKAVLGFLLIGAGATLVTASLDPLGVMIEGATGMHGVVPTNEAIAGIAQEEFGSQVAWLMILGYVVSLLFARFTPLRYVFLTGHHVLFMATMITIILVTADYADWIVVGLGAVLLGVLMVSLPALAHPWTRKVTGDDSVAIGHFGTAGYIAAGAVGKAVSGKGTKASPSAEDLKVPEGLRFLRDSMVATALSMVLMYLVLAILYVVRAGQDEAFTAFGDDSVATDMGNYLMQAVTQGLQFGVAVAVILFGVRTILGELVPAFQGIAAKVVPGAIPALDAPIVFPYAQNAVLIGFISSFSGGLVALVILSTWLNPAFGAALILPGLVPHFFTGGAAGVYGNATGGRRGAVAGAFVNGVIITILPAFLINVLGDLSGENTTFGDADFGWFGLLIGNAPAGAWGLVVIVVVAAAVFVAALFVQKKLVDGHWDAAPGRSGGSWIGEGTGTGTGSDSSSDSVSEATPAGPADGTSYPKIAPPKGAPVPPPPPGA; from the coding sequence ATGGACTGGTTACTCGCCATCCCGCAGTTCCTCGTCAACGAGATCCTCGCTGTCCCGGCGTTCCTCATCGGTATCTTCACCGCCATTGGCTTGATCGCCATGCGGCGCAGTGCCGGACAGGTCGCCGGAGGTGCCATCAAAGCGGTGCTGGGATTCCTGCTCATCGGCGCCGGGGCCACCCTGGTCACCGCCTCACTCGACCCGCTCGGCGTGATGATCGAGGGGGCCACCGGCATGCACGGCGTGGTCCCCACCAACGAAGCCATCGCCGGGATCGCACAGGAGGAGTTCGGCTCCCAGGTCGCCTGGCTGATGATCCTCGGCTACGTGGTCAGCCTGCTGTTCGCGCGATTCACCCCGCTGCGGTACGTCTTCCTCACCGGGCATCATGTGCTGTTCATGGCGACGATGATCACCATCATCCTGGTCACTGCGGACTACGCGGACTGGATCGTGGTCGGTCTGGGCGCGGTCCTGCTCGGCGTCCTCATGGTCTCTCTCCCCGCCCTGGCCCACCCCTGGACCCGGAAGGTGACCGGAGACGACTCAGTCGCGATCGGACACTTCGGCACCGCCGGCTACATCGCCGCCGGCGCAGTCGGCAAGGCCGTCAGTGGAAAGGGAACCAAAGCGTCGCCGTCCGCCGAGGACCTCAAAGTCCCGGAGGGCCTCAGGTTCCTGCGGGATTCCATGGTGGCCACTGCCCTGTCCATGGTGCTGATGTACCTCGTCCTGGCTATCCTGTACGTGGTTCGCGCCGGTCAGGACGAGGCGTTCACGGCCTTCGGTGACGACTCGGTCGCCACCGACATGGGGAACTACCTGATGCAGGCCGTCACCCAGGGCCTGCAGTTCGGTGTGGCTGTGGCCGTCATCCTCTTCGGTGTCCGCACGATCCTCGGCGAGCTGGTCCCCGCGTTCCAGGGCATCGCCGCCAAGGTCGTCCCCGGTGCCATTCCTGCCCTGGACGCCCCGATCGTGTTCCCCTACGCCCAGAACGCTGTGCTGATCGGTTTCATCTCCAGCTTCTCTGGTGGCCTGGTGGCGCTCGTCATTCTGTCGACGTGGCTGAACCCGGCGTTCGGCGCGGCCCTGATCCTCCCCGGCCTGGTTCCGCACTTCTTCACCGGCGGCGCTGCCGGTGTCTACGGCAATGCGACAGGTGGGCGCCGGGGAGCGGTCGCCGGTGCCTTCGTCAACGGCGTGATCATCACCATCCTGCCAGCGTTCCTGATCAACGTACTCGGTGACCTCTCGGGAGAGAACACCACATTCGGCGACGCCGACTTCGGATGGTTCGGTCTGCTCATCGGCAATGCCCCTGCAGGTGCGTGGGGTCTAGTCGTCATCGTCGTCGTGGCTGCCGCGGTGTTTGTGGCTGCGTTGTTTGTCCAGAAGAAGCTCGTGGACGGACACTGGGATGCCGCGCCCGGGCGGTCCGGCGGAAGCTGGATCGGTGAGGGGACGGGGACGGGGACGGGCTCCGACAGCTCCTCAGACTCAGTCAGCGAGGCCACGCCAGCCGGACCGGCTGACGGAACCTCGTACCCGAAGATCGCACCGCCGAAGGGCGCCCCGGTCCCTCCCCCGCCGCCCGGGGCATGA